One Klebsiella electrica genomic window, AAACGCCATCAACAATTATCATTGTAAATCAATCATATCCTTTTATCTCAAAAATCAAAATCCGGCGCCTTCCGAATCAATTAAAATGAAATGAAATTTCCAGTTTGTGATCTATTTGTGATTTTATTTCATTATCAACTGTCATAGTAGCCTTCGATAAACGCAATCTGTCCACTCTCGGCGGTACGCAAACCCGCAAGCACGGAGGAGACCATGAAGGAAACAGAAAGAAGATTTATCACCCCGGACGCCAGGATACGCGGTCATGCCAGTGACCACGTTGCGGCCGCGGCGGTTGCGCCACAGCAACGAGCTGGCGATGAAAAACAACGGGGCGGCACGCTACCCCGTACCGCAGGTTGGCTTCTCTCGCTTCTTGCGCGAGGCGCAAACCCGGTGTCGGATTCGCCCAGCCCGCTCGATGCAAAAGTGCTGTCGGCTAACCGTGTGAATATCGACAGCCTGCATCACTGATGCCACACACCACCCAGAGACACTGATAACACACCGTCAATCAAAAACACGCCTCATCGCCCGTTGCTCCTCAGCCTATGGCGATGAAGACGAATAATCGCACCACCCGTCTCGTTTCCCACCGTAAAGCGGTCACCGTGGCGAAGAGAAACGGCATAACCGGTGCTGTTAATGAAAATAAAAGGTATGAAAATGTCAGCTATCATGAAACTGAACGTACAGCAAAGAAAGCGGCTTCACCAAATAACGCTCGTGGCAACATTTGGCGGCCTGCTTTTCGGCTATGACACCGGGGTTATTAATGGTGCATTTTCTTCACTGAAACAATATATGAGCCTGACGCCGACCACCGAAGGTCTGGTGATGAGCGTATTACTGGTGGGCGCGGCTATTGGCAGCGTTTTTGGCGGTACCCTCGCCGACTATTTTGGCAGACGAAAATATCTGCTTTGCCTGTCATTTATTTTCCTTGTCGGGGCATTAATGTCGGCCCTCGCGCCGGATATTACCGTATTACTGATATCCCGTTTTCTGCTCGGGTATGCCGTGGGCGGCGCTTCCGTTACGGCGCCGACCTTTATTTCTGAAGTCGCGCCCACTGAAATGCGCGGTAAACTCACGGGGCTAAATGAGGTCGCCATTGTTATCGGGCAGCTTGCCGCATTTGCCATCAACGCCGTGATTGGCATCCTCTGGGGACATCTCCCCGACGTCTGGCGATATATGTTAATGGTCCAGGCCATCCCGGCCATCTGTTTATTTGTCGGAATGTTGCGTTCTCCGGAAAGTCCGCGCTGGCTGGTCAGCAAAAACCGTCATCAGGAAGCGCTGGAAGTCTTAAAACAGATTCGCTCGCCGGAACGCGCAGCGCAAGAATTCGCCGATATATCCACCCTTATCAAAGTTGAAGCCGATCGTAAATTCAGTACACAAAGCGCATTTGTCACCATTCTCAGTACGCCGTGGATTTTTAAATTACTGCTGGTGGGCATCATTTGGGCCGCGTTGCAACAGACCACCGGGGTCAATGTCATTATGTACTATGGCACCGAGATCCTCAGTACCGCCGGGTTCTCAGAAAGAACCTCTTTAATATGCAATGTGCTCAACGGCGTCTTCTCCGTGGGCGGAATGCTGGTTGGGGTCTTTTTCCTTGTTGATCGCTTTAAACGCAAAACCATCATTATTTACGGCTTTGCGATTATGGCGACGCTGCACCTGATTATTGCCGGTGTCGATTACACGCTGGTTGGCGATGTCAAAGCGACGGCCATCTGGCTGCTTGGCGCGATGTTTGTCGGGGTCATGCAAGGGACGATGGGCTTTATTACCTGGGTGGTGTTGGCCGAACTGTTCCCGCTGAAATTCCGCGGCCTGTCGATGGGTATTTCAGTGTTTTTCATGTGGATCATGAATGCCATTGTCAGCTACCTGTTTCCGCTGCTCCAGGCCAAACTCGGCCTTGGCCCGGTATTCCTGATTTTTGCGGCCATTAACTATATGGCAATTATCTTTGTGGTCACGGCGCTCCCGGAAACCTCGAACAAATCGCTGGAGCAATTAGAAGCAGAGTTATCGTCTACTAAATATGATACGCGGGTGAATAACGGCGCGGAGGTCGCTCACAATGATCGCTAATATTACGCAAGAAAACCTTCACCTTGGCTACAAGGCAAAAAATAAGGCTGAAGTCCTCGCCCTGCTCGGCGCGGAATGTAAACAGAAAGGCTACGTCAGCGCAGACTGCGTCGCTTTTCTTGATGAAAGGGAGCGTCAGGTTTCCACCTTTTTAGGCAATGGCATTACCCTTCCGCACCTGCCGAAATCCGCGACCCATATCATCCTCAAAACCGGAATAGAGATATTTCAGTTCCCGGACGGGGTCATCTGGGACAGAAGCAACGTCATGTTTATCGCTATTGGCGTGATTGCCAGAGAGAAGGAACATATTGATGTTCTGAAGGACATCGCCTCTATTTTCAGTGATGAAATCATTGCCAATGCGCTGTCATTGATCTCCAGTAAGCAGGACTTTCTGACGATTCTACAACAACACCGCTAGCCTTCCATTATGGCCATCCGGCCTCGCCGCCGCTGATGAAAGGGCATCTCATCAGCGGCCGCTTCTGCCAGGCAAAAGCGGCGGGCGCGCTATTTCCGCAGCCATTTGCCGTTCAGTCCCTGAACATACTCGCCGGGTTGCGCCCGGGAGACCAGTTTTTGCCCGGCCATTTTCGCCACCTCATCAACCGGCAGGTTATTATCATCCGCCAACTGCTGATAGCTTTCACTTCTGGCCGCATTGATCTGTTTGACCAGATCCCGCGTTTCCTTGTCCTGACGCAGCGGCGCCAGGTAGCCATTCAGCGTTTCACCGACCCGCCCTTGTTGCCGCGCCTCACCCAGCGTCAGCGCCAGCGCCGATGAACTGAGAAGGCCCAGCGCCAACGCCGCCGTTAACAGTCGTTTTCTCATCGCCACCTCAGAATAGATCGCTACGCGACTTCAGTAACTGTTCGACATCCTTATCCACTTTGATATGAATCTCATGCTCGATTTTGACATTCATATTGATGGTGATCGGCTCTTTTGACGCCGCGATTTCAATGCGCGGCGTACAGCCCGCCAGCAGCATGGTCATCAGCACCGGCGTTAGCAATTTCATCATTGTTGTTCCTTACACTTTTTACTGTCCGTACAGCTGCGCACGGGGAGCACGGCATTTTGCTCAAACCATGCCTGTAAATTGTCGCCAAAACGTAAACTGCGCCACAGGTCAAAAATATTCTCTTGATGAGAATAGTTTAAATGCACCGTATTACTCTGCTCCCCGACGCGGCTGGTTCCGCTGATGGTCGCCTTCAGCGTCAGCATGCCCAGATTATCGAGATCGATGCGCGTCCATGAGCGGGAGATCTCCATATAGCGCAGCCAGTTAATCGCCGCCCCGGCGGAAATATTGTCGTTAACCATCGCATCCGCCATATCCTTATCAAGACGTAAGGTCATCGGCCCCGGGTTACCCAGCCAGCCGTCTTTAATGATCCATTTGTCATTGTTCAGCCACAGCGGCAGCGCGCCGTTAAAGGCGCCGGACATGGCAAACTGCTTGATATTTATCGCGCTCACCAGTTCGCTGCTGGAGATGTGCTGTAAACGCAGTAGCGCCGGGTCATGCTGCGGCATCCGCAGCTGCTGCATGGTCACCTTACCCCCGAGAATATCCACGCTGACGTTACTCAGTTGCAGCGGTTCGCTCTCGCTCCAGGGCCAGGAGCCCTGCAGATCCGCCGAGAGGTTTTTCGCCGTCACCTGGTTGACGACTTCGCCGATACGCAGCGATACCGGACGCCGGGTCCCCAGTTGCCAGGTCCCCTGACTAAAGCGGAAAGGCAGAACAAAATCTACGCCATTAATCTGATTATCAGGCATCCAGGCGCTGCCGCCTTTTAAGACGCCGTGGCCACCGGCTTCAAATCCCTGGTCTGCCGCCGCGGAGAAGGCCACCTGCGCATACAACATGCCTTCGCGCAGGTTCATTTTCCAGTCTGGCGGCACCAGCGGCTGAAACACGGTTAACGACTGTTTCGGCCACCAGGCCTGGCCCCGCAGACGTTCGCCGTCCCAACGCCCGGTGACCCGCACGGGACCTATCTTATTGGCATGGAGCGCCCCGTTGAACTGAAACCAGGTGGGATCCCGTCCATCTATCTTGAACTTTAAGGTCGAGGGAGGCAGTTCGCTGCCGCTGCTAAAGCTGGTTTTACCCGCATCCAGCGACAGCGTGCCGGTCAGTTTCGGGTGCTGCTCGCCGCGCAGCCAGTGAACCGGTTCGTCTAAGGTTAACCGCGGCGTGCTGACCAGCATCGTGCCGTACTGCAGTTTATCGAAGCCCGTCGACAGGCTGTTCAGCACTATCGAATTGTCTACCCACGCCCCGGCCCCTTTGACGTCCCACTTCGCCTGCATCGGCGTAAAGCGGCCCTCGCCCCAGTAGCGCCACTGCCAGCGGCCGCTGTCGGGCATAAAGTTGTCGGCCTGGCCGTCAAGGTGCAGCGTGAAGTCGCCCATTTGCTGTTCGTGAGCGCGCAAAATGGCCTGCAGACGGCCGTCGATGCCCTGCTGAGTGACCTTCACCCCGGCTAACGGCAGGCGGACTTCATCAATATTGAGCGTGTCAATGACCCGACCACGGGAGCGCAGCAGCGCGCCGGGATGGAACGCCAGTATAGGCGCGGTCAGCGGCCCGCTCAGGTTCGCCGGCAGCCCGGCATAGACAATCAGATCGCCAAGCTTGACCTCGCCGGTTAACTGCAACGGCATGTCGCTGTTGTCCATGCTCAGTTTGCCAGGACCTAGCGTCAGCACAGCGTTGCCCTTCCCGGCGTCGCCGTGGGTGAGAACATTGAGACGACCGCTGACCCGCATCTGCTCGGTGCCCTGTTGCCAGTTGCCAACCGACAAGGCCACCCGGCCGCTCAGCGGATACCCGGCATACTCGGTGCTCCAGCGGCCATCGCTGATGGCAATACGATCCGGGGTGATTTCCCAGGGCAAATCGAGCATCGGCTGCACATCGCCGCGCGGCGTAACCAGCAACTGTCCACGGTTTTTCTGCCACTCCAGCTCCGCATCAACCAGCCCTGCCGTCTGCGGAAATTCGAGCGTGGCGATCAGATGACCATCCACCGGCAAACCGTCCGGCACCAGCGGCATATGAAACTCGCCCACCAGCTTCACCGGTGCCTGTCCCTCGATCAGCTGCGCGGAAAAGTCGCTCACCGTCAGCGCCTGTCCACGCAGGCGCGCCTGCAGCGTCAGCTCTTTACCGCTGTAGCCGATATCCTGCTGCTGCGGAGTCAATGACATCGCCAGCCGTCCCTGCCACTTTTCCCACGGCGAGAGACGCAGGTTCTCAATTGTCAACCAGCTATAGGGAAGCATGGACTGCCATTCCGCCAGCGTGCGCGGCGCGCCGGATGCCGGTTCGCTTTCAGGCAGCTTGCTCAGGCAGGCGCTGTTGATATCAAGTTCGTCAACCTGCAACCGCCAGCGGCTGGGATGGGAGAGCCGGGCGTTGGTTATCCGGGCCAGCTCGCAGTCGCCGACCAGATAGCGTAAATCGGGAATGCGCAGCGCAGAACGCGTCAGGCGCGGACTGTCATGCAGCGCAATACGAGTTCCCTCAGGCAGCCAGATCCCTGCCAGGGTAGGAACCCAATGGGTAAGCGTCGACAACAAGGCCAACGGTAGCAGAATCAATGCTAAGAATAGCGCGATGGCGGCTTTATATTTACCCCTCATGGGCAGTTAATATCCTGATTCAACAAAAGTAAAAGCCGAAAGTAGCGCGTATTGTGGCACGTTCGACCAGCGAGTTAAAGTTTCTATCCAGCCTAAGAATAGTTGCTGAGACATCATCGTTATGGTGAATTTTTGCCATTCGCTTATTTAACCACCATTTAGCCAGCGCCTGTCACACTCGCTGGAATCGTTCAAACAAGTGGGTGGACCTCGTGGAGTTTTTTGTTTCGCTTATTGACTATGCCCAACGCCACTATTCCTTCCTGCTGCTGCTGGTCTTCCTGCTGACCTTCAGCAAATCCTGTGCGCTGATTTCCCTGCTGGTGCCGGGCACTTCCGGACTATTGCTGCTCGGCCCGCTCGCCTCCGCCAGCCTGAATCACTTCTTATTTATGTGGCTCAGCGCCAGTCTGGGGGCAATCGGCGGATTCTGGATCTCCTGGTGGCTGGGACGACACCATCAGTATCGGCTGCTACAGCTTCGCTGGTTGCGCGGCGAACGGCTGGCGCGTAGTCTGGCTTTTCTTCATCGCCACGGCGCATGGGCGGTGTTTTTCGGGCGTTTTCTCTCACCGCTGCGCGCCATACTCCCCCTGGCCAGCGGCGTCAGCGGCACTCCGTTCTGGCATTTTCAGTTGGCCAATGTCAGCTCGGGATTCCTCTGGCCACTGCTCCTGCTGGCTCCCGGCGCCTTCAGCTTCAGTTTTTGGTAAAATACATTGTGTTTTAAAGAGATACCTCAATTCAGCGATATGCTCTAGAATTAAGGTTATATCCGCCAGGTTAAACTAATTTTTAAGATTTGTACGAATATTTTAAATATGCTACCGTGACGGTATAATCACTGGAGAAAAGTCTTATGAAAATCGCTGTGTATAGTACAAAGCAGTACGATAAAAAGTACCTTCAGCATGTTAATAATACATATGGCTTTGAACTCGAATTTTTCGACTTCCTGTTAACCGGGAAAACCGCGAAAACGGCAAACGGTTGTGAAGCCGTGTGCATATTTGTCAACGATGACGGAAGCCGTCCGGTACTGGAAGAGCTGAAAGCCTATGGCGTGAAATACATCGCCCTGCGCTGCGCCGGGTTTAACAACGTCGATCTGGATGCGGCCAAAGAGCTGGGTCTGCGCGTTGTCCGCGTTCCCGCCTATTCGCCGGAAGCGGTCGCTGAACATGCCGTCGGTATGATGATGTCGTTGAACCGCCGCATCCACCGCGCCTACCAGCGTACCCGCGATGCTAACTTCTCGCTGGAAGGCTTAACCGGCTTTACCATGCACGGTAAAACCGCCGGGGTGATCGGGACCGGCAAAATCGGCGTTGCCACGCTGCGTATTCTGAAAGGGTTTGGCATGCGCCTGCTGGCGTTCGATCCCTACCCAAGCGCCGCAGCGCTGGATCTTGGCGTCGAGTATGTCGATTTGCCGACGCTGTATGCGCAGTCCGATGTTATCTCCCTGCACTGTCCGCTGACGGAAGAGAACTACCATCTGCTGAATCATGCGGCGTTTGAGCAAATGAAAAACGGCGTGATGGTGATCAACACCAGTCGCGGGGCGCTGATTGATTCTCAGGCGGCTATCGATGCGCTGAAACACCAGAAAATCGGCGCACTGGGCATGGACGTGTATGAGAACGAGCGCGATCTGTTCTTCGAAGACAAGTCCAATGACGTGATTCAGGATGACGTTTTCCGTCGCCTCTCTGCCTGTCATAACGTGTTGTTCACCGGGCATCAGGCTTTCCTCACCGCCGAAGCGCTGATCAGCATTTCACAAACCACCCTTGATAACCTGCGCCAGGTCGATGCTGGCGAAACCTGCCCGAACGCGCTGGTCTGAAAATCCTTCCCCTTTTGTGCCCTCCTTCCACGGGGGGCACATTCAGATAACCCCGACAGAAATTGCCCGCAGTAAAGTTAAACTGTGCTCATTCGATAGATATGATCAATGTTTCTGGAGGAAAAATGAACAAGTTTGCTGCACTGCTGGCGGCAGGAATGCTGTTATCTGGCTGCGTCTACAACAGCAAGGTCTCCACCGGCGCGGAGCAACTTCAGCACCATCGTTTCGTCCTGACCAGCGTCAATGGCCAGGCGCTAAAGGCGGGAACCAAACCGCTGGCGCTGAGTTTTGGCGAAGATATGTATGTTTCAGGCAACATGTGCAACGGCTTTAGCGGGAAAGGTAAAATCAGCGACGGCGAGCTGAAGGTCAAAACGCTGGTGATGACTGGTCAGCTGTGCGCCGATTCCCGGCAGAATACGCTGGACAGTACGCTGAGCAAAATGCTGCGCGATGGCGCACAGGTCGACCTGACGGAACATCAGCTGACGCTGGCCACCGCCGATCAGACCCTGGTCTATACCCTCGCCGACCTGGTCAGCTAGTAGTTGCCGCAGCTTCCACCCGCTAACGCCTGCTCGCTGCAGCGCTTGCCGTTAGGTAACGCGCACATGCCGATTGTCGAACCGTCAAGCTGTCGTGCCACGGACAATGAGCCGCCAATCATCGCGCAGTTCGCCTGCCCTGAGCTGCTCATCGCGGCACGCATTCCCGGTGACACGTGTGCCGCCGTCGCCTGTTGAACCGGTTCGCTACTACAGGCCGACAATAATAACGCGGCACACCCTACTAAAAACGCAGCTCGCATCGTCTCTCCCCTCAGAAACTTCCCAAAATAAACAAACCCCAGAATAATAGGCAGCGCAGCGCCTGACGTCGAGAGGCGAAATACGTATTTATGCGCCTCATTAACATTTCTTAGCAAATTTTCCGCCCAAATGTTGATCTTGTCAGGGGGCGAGTGCGTTTGCGGAAAACGCGGCGAAGATGAGCGGCTATCGCGACAAGCGGCCGCTCGCATTTTGTTGTGAAGCCGATCATGTTTTAAAAAAAGGTTGTTGACTTAATCACCTGCTGAAAATAGCTTACAACACTATGATAACGATTTCATAGACTGATATGGCAACGATAAAAGACGTAGCAGAAAAAGCGGGACTCTCGGTGACGACGGTCTCACGCTTCCTGAATAATCATCCTTATATCTCCGATGATAAAAAAGAGAAGATTCTGGCGGCAATGAAGGCGTTGGATTACGAGCCAAGCACCGTTGCCCAGCAGATGCGCGGGGTAAAAACATACCGTATCGGCGTGCTTATCTCGCGGATCACCAACCCGTTTTTCGCAAGCCTGGTCGACGCGCTGGAGGTCACCGCGCGTAAAAATGGCTATTCGGTACTGATCGTGCAAAACCACGACAGCGCGGGTGAAGAAAAGAATTGCCTCGATCTGCTGAAGAAGAAAATTATCGATGGCCTTATTTTATGCGCCGTCGAAAACGATAAAAATGTGCTGGAAAAATATCAGCAATATGGTCCGATTCTGCTGTGTAATACCAGCGTTGATAATATCAGCCTGCCGGTAGTAAAAGTTGACGACCGCCAGGCGACCTATAACGCCGTGATGTACCTGATTAACAAAGGTTATAAAAAAATCGCCTACTCCACCGGCGGCGCGTTTCAACAAAAAGGTCACGGCAGCAGAAGAAATAACGGCTTTAGTGAAGCCATGCAGGCGGGCAAGCTGGCTATTGATCCCGCGCTGATTTTCCGCCAGATGCATACCTATAAAGACGGGCAGCGTCTTGCCGATAACATTATGCAGATGGATATCGATAAACGTCCCGATGCCATCTTTGCCGGCAGTGACGAGGTGGCGTGCGGTTTAATTGCCAATCTGACCGCCAGGGGTATTAAGGTTCCGACCGATCTTGCGGTAATGGGTTTCGATAATTTACCGGTCGCGGAAATGATTAACGTCCCTCTCACCACCGTCAGCCAGCCTGTGGAGCAACTGGGGCGAATTTCGATTGAGCGTCTGCTTTCGCTCATTAACGGCACACGGTATCAGTACGATGAAAAAGATCTGCAATCTGAATTGATTATCAGAGCGTCCGCTTAATTTTTTTATCTCAATATGGTATCGATTTCATATCAAGGAGAAGTTATGAATATTCCCCGGCAATCCGCATGGTGGAAGGAATCTGTCATCTATCAGATCTATCCAAAGAGTTTTTATGACAGCAACAATGATGGGGTCGGCGACATTCGCGGCATCATCGAGAAACTGCCTTATCTCAAGACGTTAGGTATCACTGTGATTTGGGTATCACCGTTCTATCGCTCGCCGATGGCGGATAACGGATACGATATTGCCGATTATTTTGCTGTGAACCCTGACTTTGGCAGCATGCAGGATGTCGATGAACTGATCGCCCGGTCGGGAGAAATGGGCATAAAAGTGATGATTGATCTGGTCGTCAATCATACCAGCGACGAGCACGCCTGGTTTCAGCAGGCGCTGGCGGATCCTGAGTCCCCCTATCGCGACTATTACATCTTTAAACCCGAAGTTAACGGCGCGCCGCCGAATAACTGGCGTTCCATTTTTGGCGGTAGCGCGTGGGAAAAAGTCCCCGGCGAAGCGATGTACTACCTTCATGTGTTCCATAAAAAGCAACCTGACCTGAACTGGGAAAATCCGGCATTACGTGAAAATATCTATGCAATGATTAACTGGTGGCTGAATAAAGGGATCGCGGGTTTTCGCATCGATGCAATCACCTTTATCAAAAAGGACCAGGATTTCGGCTCTCTTCCGGCGGATGGTATCGATGGCCTCGTCTCCATCAAAAATAAAGCCCGTAACAGACCGGGAATTGAGATTTTCCTGAACGAGCTAAAAGAAAAAACCTTCAGAAAATATCATTGCGTAACCGTTGGGGAAGCGCCTGGCGTGCCGCTGGATGAGTACGAGCGCTTTATCGGGCCCGAAGGATATTTCGACATGATCTTTGATTTTCATGCCGCCGATATCGACGTGGAAAATGGTTCTGAATGGTTCCGGCAATGCGACTGGGGTGTCAAAGAGTTCAGAGAAACCCTGTTTGCCAGTCAGCTTGCGTTTATCCGCGCGGGATGGGGCACCTCGTTTATCGAAAATCATGACCAGCCTCGCGCGCTCTCTAAGCTGGTCAAGGACGTTAACTACCAGAACGACACCGGCGCCACGGCGCTGGCGGCGATGTACTTTTTTATGCACGGCACGCCTTTTATCTATCAGGGGCAGGAGCTGGGGATGAAAAACTTCAGCCGCAGCGATATTAGCGAGTTTGATGATATTTCCAGCCTCGATAACTACTCTCGTTCGCTGGCGGAAGGTTTTAGTGCAGATGAGGCAATGGCGTTTATTAACCGACGTTCGAGAGATAATGCGCGCACGCCATTTCCGTGGTCCAACGGCAGCAACGGTGGGTTTAACCAAGGGGCTAAACCGTGGCTGGCGTTTACATCCGACGATTTTTCGCTGAATGCGCAAGAGCAGATCTCGCGGGAAAACTCCGTTTTTTCGTTTTATCAGCGCATGATTGCCTTGAGAAATATCGCGTTTCCCGAGACGCTTATTTATGGCCAGTTTACGCCGCTGAACAACGTTGCCGATGACATTATCGCTTATGAGCGATGTTCCGCCGACGCGCGTATTCTGTGCATCACTAATCTGAGCAGCAAAGCGCAGCCGTTTGCCTTACCTGACGGCGAAATTTTACTCAGCAATAACGACAATATGACTTCTCCGTTGCAACCCTACCAGACCCTTCTCATTAAGGTACATGCTAAAAATGAGCAAATATAAAAATATCGCTGTTGATATCGTCAATACAATTGGCAAGGATAACATCGCTTCGGCGACCCACTGTGCGACACGTTTGCGCTTACAGGTAAAGGATCGCCAGAGTATTGATGATGAAAAAATACGTAATATTAGTGAAGTGAAAGGTGTCTTTTACCATTCCGGCCAGTATCAGATCATTCTGGGTACCGGCATCGTCAATAAAGTTTATCAGGCATTTATGGCCGAATTTCAGGTGGCGGAGGTCAGTAAAGACGAAATGACCCGACAGGACGCCGGGAGACTACAGCGAGGGATCAGAAACCTTTCTGACGTCTTTGTTCCCATCGTGCCGATACTGGGTGCCACCGGGCTGTTTCTGGGGCTGAAAGGGGTCATGTTTAATGATACCGTGCTGTCTCTTTTTGGCAGTAGCGTGCAGGATATTCCCGTTTATCTCAAGACCCTGACGACCGTACTGTGCGACACCGCTTTTGCTTTTCTCGCCGCATTTATTTGTTGGTCGGCCTTCAAGAAATTTGGCGGCACGCCGATTATCGGCTTTCTCATTGGCCTGATGCTGGTCTCTCCGTCACTCCCCAATGCCTATGACGTGGCGTATGGACATGCCTCGCCGATTTACGTATTGGGTTTTATCCCGCTGGTTGGCTATCAGGGTTCCATTCTCACTGCGCTGATTACCGGTATTATCGGGGCAAAGCTTGAAATCTATTTTCGCCGAATCATGCCAAACGCCATGGATCTGATATTCACTCCGTTCATCGTGATCCTGATTGCTATTGCGATAGCGCTATTCATTTTAGGTCCGCTGGTACACGGGTTTGAACATTATGCGGTGATGGCAATTGAGCAATTCCTTGCCCTGCCCGCCGGAATTGGCGGTCTGTTGATCGGGTTTATTTATCCCATCGCGGTCATGACCGGCATGCATCATATGTTCATTATGATTGAAACATCCCTGATTGCCGGGACCGGCTTTAATCCGCTGATCACCGTTTGCGCCATGTATGGTTTTGCTAATGCCGCCGTGTGCCTGGCGATTTCGTTGAAATCAAAAAATACGGCCTTTAAAACCGCCGGGATCTCGGCCACGGTAACGCAGCTACTGGGGGTGTCTGAGCCAGCGCTGTTCGGTATTGTCATGCAGTCAGGTATCCGCGCGATTGCTGTCATGCTCACCAGTTCAGCATTAGGCGGAATGATACTCTCTCTTTTATCAATCAAAGCTAACTCGTATGGACTGGCGGTACTGCTCTCGCCGCTGATGTATATATACGATAGCTATCAATTCGTGAGCTATATCATCGTGGGTATTGCGGTA contains:
- a CDS encoding PTS transporter subunit EIIC, whose product is MSKYKNIAVDIVNTIGKDNIASATHCATRLRLQVKDRQSIDDEKIRNISEVKGVFYHSGQYQIILGTGIVNKVYQAFMAEFQVAEVSKDEMTRQDAGRLQRGIRNLSDVFVPIVPILGATGLFLGLKGVMFNDTVLSLFGSSVQDIPVYLKTLTTVLCDTAFAFLAAFICWSAFKKFGGTPIIGFLIGLMLVSPSLPNAYDVAYGHASPIYVLGFIPLVGYQGSILTALITGIIGAKLEIYFRRIMPNAMDLIFTPFIVILIAIAIALFILGPLVHGFEHYAVMAIEQFLALPAGIGGLLIGFIYPIAVMTGMHHMFIMIETSLIAGTGFNPLITVCAMYGFANAAVCLAISLKSKNTAFKTAGISATVTQLLGVSEPALFGIVMQSGIRAIAVMLTSSALGGMILSLLSIKANSYGLAVLLSPLMYIYDSYQFVSYIIVGIAVFIFAFITATLFVNTNNPVAKK
- a CDS encoding glycoside hydrolase family 13 protein translates to MNIPRQSAWWKESVIYQIYPKSFYDSNNDGVGDIRGIIEKLPYLKTLGITVIWVSPFYRSPMADNGYDIADYFAVNPDFGSMQDVDELIARSGEMGIKVMIDLVVNHTSDEHAWFQQALADPESPYRDYYIFKPEVNGAPPNNWRSIFGGSAWEKVPGEAMYYLHVFHKKQPDLNWENPALRENIYAMINWWLNKGIAGFRIDAITFIKKDQDFGSLPADGIDGLVSIKNKARNRPGIEIFLNELKEKTFRKYHCVTVGEAPGVPLDEYERFIGPEGYFDMIFDFHAADIDVENGSEWFRQCDWGVKEFRETLFASQLAFIRAGWGTSFIENHDQPRALSKLVKDVNYQNDTGATALAAMYFFMHGTPFIYQGQELGMKNFSRSDISEFDDISSLDNYSRSLAEGFSADEAMAFINRRSRDNARTPFPWSNGSNGGFNQGAKPWLAFTSDDFSLNAQEQISRENSVFSFYQRMIALRNIAFPETLIYGQFTPLNNVADDIIAYERCSADARILCITNLSSKAQPFALPDGEILLSNNDNMTSPLQPYQTLLIKVHAKNEQI